The genomic DNA GGGTTGGGGGAGCGCGGTCATCCACCATCCGAACGGACTCAGTAGCCACAACCTGTTTGGGATCAAGGCCGGTTCCGGTTGGAGTGGCCCCAGCGTGGGAGTTTCCACCGTGGAGTACCAGGACGGAACCGCGGTGCGCCGCGTGGAGCCGTTCCGGGCCTACGGGTCCTATGCCGAAAGCTTTGCGGACTATGTCCATTTGCTCAAGCAGAGCCCACGTTATCAGCAGGCCTTAGCCAGCGGCGGGGATCCGGTGGCCTTTGCCACCGCCCTGCAGGAGGCCGGTTACGCTACCGACCCCAACTATGCCGCCAAACTCCAGGGCGTATTGGGAGGCGCGACCCTGCGGGATGCCCTATCGTCCCTCAAGGAGACCGACGGTCGGCCGTTAATCTGAAGGACGAGCGGAAAACCGTAGGGGCTGCCGTGAAATACCGATTTGACGTCCACCTCTATCGGACGGGACTCCCGGAGGAGTGCTGAAATGGCCGACCTGCTGAGTATCGGGGCCTCCGCGCTCCTCGCGGACCAGACGTTGCTGAATACCGTTAGCCAAAATATAGCTAACGTCAATACGCCGAGCTATTCCCGCCAACGGGTGAATCTGACTCCCCAGCAGGCGCAGTTTACCGGTGCGGGTTACATCGGTAGCGGTGTGCAGGTGAGCGGGGTTCAGCGCGTCTACGATCAATTTCTTAACAATCAGGTGGTGACCAATACTTCCGCACAGAATCAGTTGCAGCAGCTCTACCAGCTGTCGAGCCAAGTGGACAATTTGTTGGGCACGAGCGGTTCAGGTGTCACTACCGCCGTCCAAAACTTCTTCAATTCCGTGCAGGATGTGGCCAATAGCCCCACGTCCACCGCTACCCGGGAGGCCTTGTTGGGTAGCGGCCAATCCGTGGTGCAGACCTTCAATACCCTGAGTGCTCAGCTCACCAGCCTGGACAGCGGCGTCAATCAGAACCTGACGAACGCGGCGTCGAATATTACCAGCCTTGCCCAGGGAATCGCGCAGTTGAACCAGCAGATCGTCAACGCGCAGGCCGCGGGCCAGGGCGTGAGCCCCAACGATCTCCTGGATCAGCGTGATGCCCTGGTAACCCAGCTCGCCCAGCAGGTTGGAGTCACTACCAGCACGGAGAGCAATGGAGCACTGGATGTCTCCATTGGAAGTGGCCAGTCTCTGGTGGTGGGGCTGAAGGCCGCCACCCTCGCCACGGTCAACAACTCTGTGAACCCTTCCCGGAAGGACATCACCCTGACCTTTGGTAGCCAGTCGGTGGTCGTGACCAATCAGATCACTGGGGGGCAGGTGGGCGGCATGCTGCAGTTCCGTACGAACGTGCTGGATCCCGCCCTCAACGGGCTAGGCCGCGTCGCTATCGGATTGGCCGGTACCTTCAACAAGCAGCAGCAACTGGGTATGGACCTAAATGGTCAGCTCGGCGGTAATTTCTTTACCGTGCCCCAGCCACAGGTTTTGCCGAATCCCGGTAATAGCGGATCGATCAGCGTCGGGTTCAGCAATGTCGGCAATCTAACGACTTCAGACTATACGTTGGCTTACAACGGGAGCAGTTACACCCTGACCCGGCTTAGTGACGGGAAGAATATTCCAATGTCCGGCGCCGGGACGTCGACCAACCCGTTCGTTGCCGATGGCTTGAGTATCGTGGTGGGGCCGGGAGCGGCCGCCGGCGATCAGTACCTGATCCAGCCCACGCGCCTGGGCGCCGCCCAGATAGGCATGGCAATTACTGATCCCAGCAAGGTCGCCGCGGCGGCCCCGGTGCAGATCAATGCCGCTACGAATTCCACCGGGACGCCGACCAATGCCGGCTCCGGGAGCTTTACCAACGTCGCTGCGACGACGGCCAGCGGCCTACCCCTGAGCAGCAACGTGACATTTACCTATGATGCCACGGCGAAGGTCTTCAACTATTCAGGCGCTGTGAGTGGGAGTTTCGCCTATGACCCGACGGTCGACAGCGGCAAGACGTTTTCGGCCGGGGGCATTCAGTTCACCGTCACCGGGACTCCGGCCACTGGCGATCAGTTCGTCATGTCCAATAACACCAGCGGGTCCGGTGACAACAGCAACGCGGTGTTGCTGGCGGGCCTGCAGAGTCAGCCGCTCCTCGCATCGGGCACGGCCACCTACTCCGACACCTACGGGCAAGTCGTGGCGAATATCGGCAGCCAGACTCAGCAGGCCAACATTGCCCAGCAGGCGCAGACCGCACTGCTGCAGCAGGCACAACAGGCCCGGGACTCGGTATCCGGGGTGAACCTGGACGAGGAGGCCGCAAACATGATCAAGTTTCAGCAAGCCTATCAAGCGGCTGCGCAGGTCATTTCGGTGTCCAACACCTTGTTTCAGTCCCTCCTCAGCGCGGTGAGGTAATCGGCCATGCGTATCGCCACGATCGACATGTTTCAGCAGGGCACCGCGAGCATCCTGAACCAGCAGACCCTGCTGAGCCAGACGCAGCAGCAACTGGCGACCGGGCAGCAGCTGCTCAGTCCGTCGGACAATCCCGCTGCGGCGGCGCAGGTGCAGAGCCTGGATGTGTCGATCAGTCAGACCAATCAGTATCAAACCAATGCCGATGCTGCGACTGCTAGCCTCAATGTAGAAAACAGTGCTCTGACTTCCGTGGTCAATGGTCTGCAGAGCGCCAGGGACTTGGCCGTGCAGGGTCTGAACGGGACGCAGAGCGCGCAGGCACGCCAGGGCATCGCGACCCAGGTGCAGCAGATCCTTGATCAGGTCGTGAGCGTCGCCAATACTCAGGATGTTAATGGGAAGTACATATTCGCCGGGTACAGCAGCGGCAGTGCACCGGTGAGCGCAACGGGTACCACCTACACCTATACGGGAGACAGTGGCCAGCGACTCGCGCAGATCGGGCCGAGCCGGCAGGTCGCGGTGGGTGATTCCGGTTCCGCGGTGTTCATGAATGTCCCCGCGAGTGGGGGTGGGAAGCAGAGCGTCTTCAAGACCTTGTCGGACCTGATTGCGGGCTTGCAGGCCAACAACCCGAGTCAGAGTTCCCTGACGAATCTGGACAACGCGCTCAATAATGTTCTGACTGTGCAGACAGAGATCGGGTCGCGCCTCAATGCAATTTCCGACCAAAAAAATCTAAATACCAATTTCCTCACCCAAGTAACGACAAACCGGTCGCAACTGGCGGATGTGAACGTCGCCCAGGCTTCAATCCAACTCAATCAGCAGCTTCTGGCCTTGCAGGCGGCTCAACAGAGCTTTGCCAAGATCCAGGGCCTGTCCTTGTTTAATTACCTGCGCTGAGCCACGGCGGGCGCACGACACGCGGCAATGTGGTACGAAGCTTGCATCTTGCATTGAGTCTCATGCGAGCTGCTGCGTGGCTCGCCGTTCTCCTCGGCGAAGGGATGCGACCGTGACGGCAGAACACGGAAATACGAGCCCGGCCGGTCCGAATGCCTGCCGTATACCCGCACGTCAGCCAGCGCCGGTGCCCATGCGCCGCGTGGTCACCGAGTTGCGGCCAGATTGCGCCTGGCCTGGCCGGTGGTCGGAATCCCTTAGTGGCGCTCGCGCCTGTCTCGCGCCAAACACGTGGGTCCCAAACAATGGATGCGGATGAATTGTTGATCGCTTGTGTGGCGGAAGACCGTCGTGATCACCACATCAAGGTCGCGAATCTGGTCGGTACGATCAGGTCTTTCGGCGGGAGTTTAGCGAGCGCTCGAATCGCGGTTAATTACGTCGAGTCTGTCGATTCCGGAATCCGCGCATCGCTCGAGGAAGCGGGTGCCGATGTGAGGGTCGTGCCGCGGTTTGATCCGCGCTGTCCGCATGCCAACAAGCTTCGTATGTTGGAACAGGTGGCAGGTGTGGGCCTGCTCGTCGCCATGGATGTCGATATGGCTGTGGTTAGGGACTTCCGCTCACAACTCCACACGGGTGGGATAAGCGCCAAGATCGTCGATCTTAATCCCTTGAGTGAGACGCAGTGGCACCAGCTTTTTGACTACGCAGGGCTGCCGATGCCCGGGCAGCGATACGTATGTAGTTCCGATGGTGGCGTGGTCCCCCCGTATTTCAATAGTGGCCTGCTTACCATTCCAGTGCAGTGGATATCGTCCCTGCGCGCGAGCTGGGGTGCATACGTGGCATGGCTGCTCGACGCCAGAATGGACCTGCCTTGGCTTGAACAGCACGCGTTCTTTACCGACCAACTGGCACTCGCCCTCGCACTGCAGGCGATCCAGTGCCCGGTAATACCACTGCCGATTGAAATGAACTTCCCAACCCATATACCAGTGGCACCCAACTTCCATCCGGACGATGTAGAGCCATATATAGTTCACTACCATGACCGCGTGAATGCGGACGGAACCTTGGGTCTTACGGCTTACCGTGCACCCAATCTGGGGATCAAGCGGGTAAACGAATCGATTATAGGCAACATAACCCTCGGCGATGCCGGTACAGCATCGGACCGATTCAGTAATTCGGTGTTCTGGGAAAAACATTATCGAGACGCGCCTGATCTCGGTTCCGGGGTCGGATCGCGGGCGCAGTTTGCGCGGTATAAGAGCGTGATTATTGACCAGCTCACGCAGGAAATGGGGCCTGCCAGTGTGTTGGATGTGGGTTGTGGTGATCTCGCATCAGTCGCGGGCCGACCATGGCCCGAATATACCGGAATTGACATAGCAGGATGCGTAATAGAGCGCAATCGAACGGCAT from Chromatiales bacterium 21-64-14 includes the following:
- a CDS encoding flagellar hook-associated protein 3, coding for MRIATIDMFQQGTASILNQQTLLSQTQQQLATGQQLLSPSDNPAAAAQVQSLDVSISQTNQYQTNADAATASLNVENSALTSVVNGLQSARDLAVQGLNGTQSAQARQGIATQVQQILDQVVSVANTQDVNGKYIFAGYSSGSAPVSATGTTYTYTGDSGQRLAQIGPSRQVAVGDSGSAVFMNVPASGGGKQSVFKTLSDLIAGLQANNPSQSSLTNLDNALNNVLTVQTEIGSRLNAISDQKNLNTNFLTQVTTNRSQLADVNVAQASIQLNQQLLALQAAQQSFAKIQGLSLFNYLR
- a CDS encoding flagellar hook-associated protein FlgK, with translation MADLLSIGASALLADQTLLNTVSQNIANVNTPSYSRQRVNLTPQQAQFTGAGYIGSGVQVSGVQRVYDQFLNNQVVTNTSAQNQLQQLYQLSSQVDNLLGTSGSGVTTAVQNFFNSVQDVANSPTSTATREALLGSGQSVVQTFNTLSAQLTSLDSGVNQNLTNAASNITSLAQGIAQLNQQIVNAQAAGQGVSPNDLLDQRDALVTQLAQQVGVTTSTESNGALDVSIGSGQSLVVGLKAATLATVNNSVNPSRKDITLTFGSQSVVVTNQITGGQVGGMLQFRTNVLDPALNGLGRVAIGLAGTFNKQQQLGMDLNGQLGGNFFTVPQPQVLPNPGNSGSISVGFSNVGNLTTSDYTLAYNGSSYTLTRLSDGKNIPMSGAGTSTNPFVADGLSIVVGPGAAAGDQYLIQPTRLGAAQIGMAITDPSKVAAAAPVQINAATNSTGTPTNAGSGSFTNVAATTASGLPLSSNVTFTYDATAKVFNYSGAVSGSFAYDPTVDSGKTFSAGGIQFTVTGTPATGDQFVMSNNTSGSGDNSNAVLLAGLQSQPLLASGTATYSDTYGQVVANIGSQTQQANIAQQAQTALLQQAQQARDSVSGVNLDEEAANMIKFQQAYQAAAQVISVSNTLFQSLLSAVR